The Snodgrassella alvi wkB2 genome window below encodes:
- a CDS encoding condensation domain-containing protein produces the protein MLTLNTDSAPSIANEHEEFIWMQQLQEPEQVKYQLAVWQVNPYPDLAILHKSIVHLLEIHSDLNVRYQFTDDGDLYKYPDTDFSACIQTEQIQEKQLVTLLAQLMQQSWQPETTPPFLVTVISTENKVFLVLRLHPILAQQFTLDDLIQEVQAAYTSSTGVPHQLELLPLDLTVLNIPDTPAQPENTESLPDIILAEFRNTLAEPDMSADDDFFDFGGHSLLATRVIGNLQKNHGIKLNFNDFFKSPTAGALAKIARQQQPAVSAAEVQPDQSAPLTLAQDFLWQAYSAFDFSPIYNLPFAIEFQQPVNEEILHQAFNDLIIRHIGLRTLFKTDKQQTRQYTVPVAELNQYKWFWPVSDSHGVTLSSEAAYKFDLTRELPLRIRLLTADNGNTVLSFLVHHMVIDEWSLNTIMTDLSHAYAARLQGQAPVWANTVPAIHEFACRQQQNGINRQHLDYWRSRLQGAKKGLTLNTDAITLPENTAPQVKWLEIRFDSAFHQHISAFAKLHHASIFSVFYTAIATILQKEGDLDEIVIGTSASGRTDPNYFDTVGYFTTMVAHRTRFTPQQSFTALLADTSEQINESMDYADIPINYIQQALGIPDNEGLMFDVYIHIHSNNALNGQLNTARGAIPYRQILPERNESMFGLHFEIMENQINNQYSLSMIITYQAHRYPTVLVERIATEVQQLLNDLAKQASA, from the coding sequence ATGTTAACGTTAAATACAGATTCTGCTCCTTCTATCGCAAATGAGCACGAAGAATTTATCTGGATGCAACAATTGCAGGAACCGGAGCAGGTGAAATATCAACTGGCAGTGTGGCAGGTAAACCCATATCCGGATTTAGCTATACTGCATAAAAGCATTGTGCATTTACTGGAAATCCATTCAGACTTAAATGTTCGCTATCAATTTACCGATGACGGAGATTTATATAAATATCCCGATACTGATTTCTCAGCTTGTATCCAAACAGAGCAAATACAGGAAAAACAGCTTGTTACCCTTCTGGCGCAACTGATGCAGCAGTCATGGCAGCCGGAAACAACACCCCCCTTTCTGGTTACAGTAATCAGCACAGAAAACAAAGTTTTTCTGGTTTTGCGTTTACATCCGATACTGGCTCAGCAATTTACTCTGGATGATTTAATTCAGGAGGTTCAAGCTGCTTATACCAGCAGCACCGGAGTACCGCATCAGCTCGAATTATTGCCTTTAGATTTAACTGTACTGAATATACCGGACACACCGGCTCAGCCTGAAAATACAGAATCGCTGCCAGACATCATACTGGCAGAATTCAGAAATACACTGGCAGAACCCGATATGTCTGCTGACGATGATTTTTTTGATTTTGGCGGACATTCACTACTGGCAACACGGGTGATTGGTAATTTACAAAAAAATCATGGTATTAAATTGAATTTTAATGATTTTTTTAAATCGCCTACGGCAGGCGCACTGGCAAAAATTGCCCGTCAGCAGCAGCCGGCAGTATCCGCAGCCGAAGTACAGCCGGATCAGAGTGCGCCATTAACACTGGCACAGGATTTTCTATGGCAGGCATACAGTGCCTTTGATTTCAGCCCTATTTACAATTTACCGTTTGCCATCGAATTTCAGCAGCCGGTCAATGAAGAAATCCTGCATCAGGCATTTAATGATTTAATCATACGCCATATCGGCTTGCGTACCCTGTTTAAAACCGATAAACAGCAAACCAGACAATATACAGTTCCCGTAGCCGAACTTAACCAATATAAATGGTTCTGGCCGGTCAGCGACAGCCATGGAGTAACACTGTCCAGTGAAGCGGCGTATAAATTTGATCTTACTCGTGAACTGCCTCTCAGAATCCGGCTGTTAACAGCAGATAACGGCAACACAGTTTTATCGTTTCTGGTACATCACATGGTAATAGATGAATGGTCTTTAAATACCATCATGACTGATCTGAGCCATGCTTATGCCGCACGGCTGCAAGGGCAGGCACCGGTATGGGCAAATACCGTACCCGCTATTCATGAATTTGCATGCAGACAGCAGCAAAACGGTATTAACCGTCAGCATCTTGACTACTGGCGCAGCCGGTTACAAGGAGCAAAAAAAGGCTTAACCCTGAACACAGACGCCATCACTTTGCCGGAAAATACTGCTCCGCAGGTGAAATGGCTGGAAATCAGATTTGATTCTGCTTTTCATCAGCATATTTCCGCATTTGCCAAACTTCATCATGCTTCAATATTCAGCGTGTTTTATACCGCTATTGCCACCATACTGCAAAAAGAGGGTGATTTAGACGAAATCGTCATCGGCACCTCAGCATCCGGCCGTACTGATCCCAATTATTTTGATACCGTTGGCTACTTCACAACCATGGTTGCCCATCGTACCCGTTTTACCCCACAGCAATCCTTTACCGCATTGCTGGCAGATACCAGTGAACAAATCAACGAATCCATGGATTATGCCGACATTCCGATTAACTATATTCAGCAGGCTTTAGGTATTCCTGATAACGAAGGATTAATGTTTGATGTTTATATTCACATTCATTCAAACAATGCCTTAAATGGTCAGCTAAACACAGCCCGGGGTGCCATACCTTACCGGCAGATATTACCGGAGCGCAATGAATCCATGTTCGGGTTGCACTTCGAAATTATGGAAAATCAGATTAACAATCAGTACAGCCTGAGCATGATTATTACCTATCAGGCACATCGTTATCCGACTGTACTGGTCGAGAGAATAGCCACCGAAGTGCAGCAGCTGTTAAATGATCTGGCTAAACAGGCATCGGCATAA
- a CDS encoding TonB-dependent receptor produces MGKHAHHRRQEALPAVRHRSKNFLHPFTSSPKALILSIASAMLLYTPVIYAKPADDKAKPAVKKTATENTQSTGEAVLADVVVEAGGKTTYSGGFVAKDSRLGFLGNKTAMETPFNTVSYTNKFVEDSQARNVTDVIAATDPSVFTNGAIGGWSENYYIRGFQSDTNDMSMNGLFGIAPYYRTPPAMFSRIEVLKGPSALLNGMPPAGSVAGTVNLVSKRAGDEPLLRITPTYMSDSQWGGTVDASRRFGQNKQFGIRVNGVYQDGSGPVRKQDLKTQLGSIGMDWRGYRARVSADIYMANDKVDGVVRGINLGKNMKVPSPPNPKTLINPDWSYVSNKDRGAMVRGEFDITDNITAYAAFGRSKTNYKYNGATSANLLDNKGTIQTIIAQLAFDLDKKSADVGFKGQFDTGPVNHQWVVNTTYYKHNQHDFGVRSIPWATWITNMYDPTWGKSVPFDVPPISRSSLQLRSYGMADIMSFMDDKLQLTLGLRYQEVKSDNLSLMGKPVLTEYKKHALTPGVALLFKATDHVSLYGNYIEGLTKGDSAPITAANYPKVFAPYKTKQTELGIKWDYGNLVNSLSIFNIKKPNSYTDLRTNEFTSGGQQRNRGIEWTFIASPIETVRLIGGASYIKPELTKLAKHANEGNIATGVAKLQGKLGAEWDIKAAAGIVTLSANATAVSKQYLNQENSLSVPGHTVFDIGARYNAKVSGHPFTLRAEVKNVTNKAYWGMPRLSNLSLGAPRTFLLSGSYDF; encoded by the coding sequence ATGGGTAAACACGCACATCACCGCAGGCAAGAGGCTTTGCCTGCGGTCAGACACCGAAGCAAAAATTTTCTGCATCCGTTCACTTCCTCACCCAAAGCGCTGATATTGAGTATTGCCAGCGCCATGCTGCTTTACACTCCGGTTATATATGCGAAACCGGCTGATGATAAAGCCAAACCTGCAGTGAAAAAAACAGCTACCGAGAATACTCAATCCACTGGTGAAGCTGTTCTGGCTGATGTGGTGGTGGAAGCAGGCGGAAAAACAACTTACTCCGGCGGTTTTGTGGCTAAAGACAGCCGTCTTGGTTTTCTTGGCAATAAAACTGCGATGGAAACGCCATTTAATACCGTTAGCTATACCAATAAATTCGTTGAGGATTCTCAGGCAAGAAATGTCACTGATGTCATTGCTGCTACTGACCCTTCGGTATTTACCAATGGCGCTATCGGCGGCTGGAGTGAAAATTACTATATCCGCGGCTTTCAGTCTGACACCAACGATATGTCGATGAACGGTTTATTTGGTATTGCCCCCTATTACCGTACACCGCCGGCCATGTTTTCACGCATTGAGGTATTGAAAGGACCGTCCGCACTGTTAAACGGTATGCCGCCTGCCGGTTCTGTTGCCGGCACAGTTAATCTAGTATCCAAGCGTGCAGGTGATGAGCCTCTGCTGCGGATAACGCCTACCTATATGTCTGATTCACAATGGGGCGGAACGGTTGATGCGAGCCGCCGGTTCGGGCAGAACAAACAGTTCGGGATTCGGGTTAACGGGGTTTATCAGGATGGTTCCGGCCCTGTAAGAAAACAGGACTTGAAAACCCAGCTTGGTTCAATAGGAATGGACTGGCGCGGCTACCGTGCACGGGTTTCTGCCGATATCTATATGGCCAATGACAAAGTGGACGGAGTAGTACGCGGTATCAATCTGGGTAAAAATATGAAAGTACCCTCACCACCAAATCCGAAAACGCTGATTAACCCCGACTGGTCTTATGTCAGCAATAAAGACCGAGGAGCTATGGTGCGCGGTGAATTTGATATTACAGACAATATTACTGCTTATGCGGCTTTCGGGCGCAGTAAAACCAATTATAAATACAATGGTGCTACTTCAGCCAATCTACTGGATAACAAAGGCACCATTCAGACCATAATAGCGCAGCTGGCATTTGATCTGGACAAGAAATCAGCAGATGTGGGCTTTAAAGGTCAGTTCGATACTGGTCCGGTAAATCATCAATGGGTGGTTAATACTACTTACTACAAGCATAATCAGCATGATTTCGGTGTCAGAAGTATTCCATGGGCTACATGGATAACCAATATGTATGATCCGACATGGGGTAAGTCTGTACCCTTTGATGTTCCGCCAATTTCCAGAAGCTCGCTGCAACTCAGAAGCTATGGGATGGCCGACATTATGTCGTTCATGGATGATAAACTGCAGCTGACTTTAGGTCTGCGCTATCAGGAAGTCAAAAGTGATAATCTGAGCCTGATGGGTAAACCTGTTTTAACTGAATACAAAAAACACGCATTGACTCCGGGCGTGGCTCTTCTGTTTAAAGCCACAGATCATGTATCACTTTACGGCAATTATATTGAGGGTTTGACCAAGGGTGATTCAGCCCCCATCACAGCAGCTAATTATCCCAAGGTGTTTGCTCCGTATAAAACCAAGCAGACTGAACTGGGGATAAAATGGGATTACGGCAATCTGGTTAATTCTCTGAGTATATTTAACATCAAAAAACCCAATAGTTATACTGATCTGAGAACCAATGAGTTTACATCCGGCGGTCAGCAGCGTAACCGCGGCATTGAATGGACGTTTATAGCCTCGCCGATTGAGACAGTACGTCTGATAGGCGGTGCCAGCTACATTAAACCGGAGCTGACTAAACTGGCAAAACATGCCAATGAAGGCAATATCGCTACGGGTGTGGCTAAACTACAGGGTAAGCTGGGTGCAGAATGGGATATTAAAGCCGCAGCCGGCATTGTTACTCTTTCTGCCAATGCGACAGCTGTATCGAAACAATATCTGAATCAGGAAAACAGTTTATCGGTACCCGGTCATACCGTATTTGATATTGGCGCCCGCTACAATGCCAAAGTATCCGGCCATCCGTTTACGTTGCGCGCAGAAGTGAAGAACGTAACCAACAAAGCATATTGGGGCATGCCGCGCCTGTCCAATCTGTCTTTAGGTGCACCGAGAACTTTCCTTTTATCCGGTTCGTATGATTTTTAA
- the basC gene encoding putative histamine N-monooxygenase, whose product MDMKQTDLAGIGIGPFNLGLAALLSGHSEVNAVFLDKTPTFHWHAGLLLPGTTLQVPFLADLVTMADPCHPLSYLNYLCQQGRLYQFYYYDRFLIPRQEYDDYCRWAVRQLPSCHFDACVKAVSYDYRQERFILESESAAGDRQIFSSKDIAVGVGTKPYHPEWLKNTSHPLIQHSAQFTYMQKQLQECKQVTVVGAGQSAAECVLALYRALQPEQIRAGASIRWITRSAGFHPMEFSKLGQECFTPVYMRYFQTLTPQKRREVSAGQGQLYKGISFATIGDIYDLLYERTIAGAPAGLTLFSNCDVQSVEILPSGVINMTCLHTQLNQQQTIQTDAIVAATGYHHQWPQWFEELKGNVLQTDERNDYLVNEDFTAVRCDSGKGRIFIQNAEIAKQGVGSPDLGMGATRNGVIINQLLGRQYYRVPEYSAFQQYGLPQ is encoded by the coding sequence ATGGATATGAAACAAACGGATTTGGCAGGTATTGGGATTGGTCCTTTTAATCTGGGGCTGGCGGCATTATTATCTGGTCATTCAGAAGTCAATGCAGTATTTCTGGATAAAACGCCTACTTTTCACTGGCATGCTGGCCTATTATTGCCCGGTACCACATTGCAGGTACCCTTTCTGGCAGATCTGGTTACCATGGCTGATCCGTGTCATCCCTTAAGTTATCTTAATTACCTGTGTCAGCAGGGGCGCCTGTATCAGTTTTATTACTATGACCGTTTTCTGATTCCGCGTCAGGAATATGATGATTATTGTCGCTGGGCAGTACGCCAGTTGCCATCCTGTCATTTCGATGCCTGTGTCAAGGCAGTAAGTTATGATTATCGTCAGGAAAGATTTATTCTCGAAAGTGAATCTGCAGCCGGAGACAGACAGATTTTTTCCAGTAAAGATATTGCTGTCGGCGTGGGTACCAAACCTTACCATCCTGAGTGGCTGAAAAACACCAGCCATCCGCTGATACAGCATTCAGCGCAATTTACCTATATGCAGAAACAATTGCAGGAATGTAAACAGGTTACCGTGGTCGGGGCAGGGCAAAGTGCCGCTGAATGTGTGCTGGCTCTTTATCGCGCATTGCAGCCGGAACAAATCCGGGCAGGCGCGTCAATCCGCTGGATTACTCGTTCTGCCGGTTTTCATCCGATGGAGTTTTCCAAACTGGGGCAGGAGTGCTTTACTCCGGTATATATGCGTTATTTCCAGACACTGACACCGCAGAAACGGCGTGAAGTCAGTGCTGGTCAGGGGCAGCTTTATAAAGGAATCAGCTTTGCCACCATTGGCGATATTTATGATTTATTGTACGAACGAACCATTGCCGGTGCACCGGCAGGGCTGACACTATTTTCTAATTGTGACGTGCAGTCGGTAGAAATACTGCCTTCTGGCGTAATTAATATGACCTGTCTGCATACTCAGCTTAATCAGCAACAAACCATTCAGACAGATGCAATTGTGGCAGCCACCGGCTACCATCATCAGTGGCCGCAATGGTTTGAAGAGCTGAAAGGCAATGTTCTGCAAACAGATGAGCGCAATGACTATCTGGTTAATGAAGACTTTACCGCTGTACGCTGCGATAGTGGTAAAGGGCGGATTTTTATTCAGAATGCCGAAATCGCCAAGCAGGGGGTTGGTTCACCTGATCTGGGTATGGGCGCAACCAGAAATGGTGTGATTATTAATCAGCTTCTGGGCAGGCAATATTACCGGGTACCGGAATACTCGGCCTTTCAGCAATACGGATTACCGCAATAA
- a CDS encoding siderophore ABC transporter substrate-binding protein: MNGKLKKCAVSLLGLIAVATMVTISGCDKKPASASSPAVQKRSEPLIIKHQLGTTTIDHTPQRVAAMDMNEVDFLDQLNVPVAGMPKDFIPHFLDKYKQNHDDIADLGGIVQPNMERIHTLKPDLILMTPIQKDHYQELTQIAPTLYYEINFNNSEHGHLDTIKNHLLTLGKIFNREDLARTKVAELDTEVSKVRAVTKDRPEKALVVLYNNGSFSNYGVDSRYGFVFSDLGVKPASNDLSTSLHGQPISSEFIKRADPDILYIIDRTSVMEHQPVISAAQVTNPLLRATKAWKNNRVVFVDADAWYTTGASPTSMRLLMQDVVKGYQ; encoded by the coding sequence ATGAACGGGAAACTCAAAAAATGTGCTGTCAGTCTGCTGGGGCTGATTGCAGTAGCAACAATGGTGACCATATCCGGCTGTGATAAAAAGCCGGCTTCTGCGTCTTCGCCTGCGGTACAGAAGCGTAGTGAGCCGCTTATTATCAAGCATCAGCTTGGTACGACTACAATTGATCACACTCCGCAGCGTGTAGCCGCAATGGATATGAATGAAGTGGACTTTCTAGATCAGTTAAATGTGCCTGTTGCCGGAATGCCCAAGGATTTTATTCCGCATTTTCTGGATAAATACAAACAGAATCATGATGATATTGCCGATTTAGGCGGCATTGTGCAGCCGAATATGGAACGTATCCATACTCTGAAACCTGATTTGATTTTAATGACTCCGATTCAGAAAGACCATTATCAGGAACTGACACAGATTGCACCTACGCTCTATTATGAAATCAATTTCAATAACAGCGAACACGGGCATCTGGACACCATTAAAAATCATCTGCTGACTCTGGGTAAGATTTTTAATCGTGAAGATTTAGCCCGCACCAAGGTTGCTGAGCTGGATACGGAAGTCAGTAAAGTTCGTGCCGTGACTAAAGACCGGCCGGAAAAAGCGCTGGTAGTACTCTATAACAATGGCTCTTTCAGTAATTACGGGGTGGATTCACGCTACGGCTTCGTTTTCAGTGATCTGGGGGTTAAACCGGCCAGTAATGACCTCAGCACCAGCCTGCACGGACAGCCGATTTCCAGTGAATTTATTAAACGGGCTGATCCGGACATTCTGTACATTATTGACCGTACCTCAGTTATGGAGCATCAGCCGGTGATTAGCGCTGCACAGGTAACTAATCCGTTATTACGCGCTACCAAAGCATGGAAAAACAACCGGGTAGTCTTTGTGGATGCCGATGCATGGTATACCACCGGAGCCAGCCCTACTTCGATGCGACTGCTTATGCAGGATGTGGTGAAAGGCTATCAATAA
- a CDS encoding ABC transporter permease, whose protein sequence is MYRILISVFIVLCIVSLLVGTDPVSWTGLLSGSDADWLTVKASRFPRLIAIVLTGMGLSIGGVILQHIVRNKFVEPETAGGLDAAKLGILVSLVLLPSAGVLSKMLAALLFCFVAGLIYIWIIARIRYQQIVLIPVIGLMYGCVLSAAAEFYAYKNNLLQNVQGWLLGDFSRVVQGHYELLYVLVPVIILSYVFANRFTVVGMGQQMAASLGVSYKTTVAIGLMLVSVTVATTVITVGSIPFIGLVIPNLVAIKYGEHLARTLPVVALGGACLLLGCDITGRLLIYPFEIPIGLTAGAVGGIVFLLLILRGLR, encoded by the coding sequence ATGTACCGTATTCTGATCAGTGTATTTATTGTTTTATGTATTGTGTCTTTGCTGGTAGGCACTGATCCGGTTTCATGGACAGGTCTGCTGTCCGGTTCTGATGCTGACTGGTTAACTGTCAAAGCCAGCCGCTTTCCCCGTCTGATTGCGATTGTGCTCACAGGTATGGGGCTTTCTATCGGTGGTGTGATTCTGCAACATATTGTCCGCAATAAATTTGTGGAGCCGGAAACAGCCGGCGGGCTGGATGCAGCCAAACTCGGCATTCTGGTTTCGCTGGTACTGCTTCCCTCTGCCGGTGTGCTGAGTAAGATGCTGGCAGCTCTGCTGTTCTGCTTTGTTGCCGGACTGATTTACATCTGGATTATTGCCAGAATCCGCTATCAGCAGATTGTGCTGATTCCGGTAATCGGGCTGATGTATGGCTGTGTTTTAAGTGCTGCAGCTGAGTTTTATGCCTATAAAAATAATCTTTTACAAAATGTTCAGGGCTGGCTGCTGGGAGATTTTTCCCGTGTGGTGCAGGGGCATTATGAATTGCTGTATGTGCTTGTGCCGGTAATTATTCTGAGTTATGTATTTGCCAACCGGTTTACTGTAGTGGGTATGGGGCAGCAGATGGCTGCCAGTCTGGGCGTAAGCTATAAAACGACTGTGGCTATTGGATTGATGCTGGTATCAGTTACTGTTGCGACTACGGTGATTACGGTTGGTTCTATTCCTTTTATCGGTCTGGTGATTCCGAATCTGGTGGCGATTAAATACGGTGAACATTTAGCCAGAACTTTACCCGTTGTCGCGCTGGGCGGGGCATGCCTGCTGCTGGGATGTGATATTACTGGTCGTTTGCTGATCTACCCCTTTGAAATACCTATTGGCCTTACTGCCGGTGCAGTTGGCGGCATTGTCTTTTTGCTGCTGATTTTACGGGGGCTACGATGA
- a CDS encoding iron chelate uptake ABC transporter family permease subunit yields MMNRKFWLLCACIAGLAVFFMLFDSGLDFEYVLPKRLLRLATILLAGICIAVSSVVFQTLVTNRILTPAIMGYEAVYLFWQVLLLFFLGQSSLGLLGLNGNFFASVGLMLFYSWLIHHYLLPRARHSLWLLLLFGMVLTMVITTLTQFIVLKISPGEFSVFQGINYASFNHSETQTLLYAFVAMLAVGLVGYPYLTTLDVMALGEEQSVSLGVDYARYVRWGFGLIAVLVAVSTSLVGPTAFMGVFIANMAYAFAGHYQHKRILLFASAVAIAVFLIAQILVEHVFNYKTTVSILINLICGVYFLLLIVRHRGMA; encoded by the coding sequence ATGATGAATCGCAAATTCTGGCTGCTTTGCGCCTGTATTGCCGGACTGGCGGTATTTTTTATGCTGTTTGATTCCGGTCTTGATTTTGAATATGTGCTGCCCAAGCGATTACTGCGTCTGGCTACTATTTTGCTGGCAGGTATTTGTATTGCGGTTTCGTCTGTGGTGTTTCAGACGCTGGTAACTAACCGGATTCTGACTCCGGCAATTATGGGTTATGAGGCAGTATATCTGTTCTGGCAGGTCTTGCTGCTGTTCTTTCTGGGACAAAGCAGTCTGGGGCTGCTGGGGCTGAACGGGAATTTTTTTGCTTCAGTCGGATTAATGCTGTTTTATTCGTGGCTTATTCATCATTATCTGCTGCCGCGTGCACGCCACAGTCTGTGGTTATTGCTTTTGTTCGGTATGGTGCTGACTATGGTTATCACCACATTAACGCAGTTTATTGTCCTTAAAATCAGCCCGGGCGAATTTTCTGTTTTTCAGGGAATTAATTATGCATCTTTTAATCATTCCGAAACGCAGACGCTTTTATATGCTTTTGTCGCCATGCTGGCTGTAGGACTGGTGGGATATCCGTATCTGACTACTCTGGATGTGATGGCTCTGGGAGAGGAACAGTCTGTTTCGCTTGGTGTCGATTATGCCCGTTATGTGCGCTGGGGATTCGGTCTGATTGCTGTACTGGTCGCTGTTTCGACCAGTCTGGTTGGTCCGACTGCCTTTATGGGGGTATTTATTGCCAATATGGCTTATGCCTTCGCCGGCCATTATCAGCATAAACGGATTCTGTTATTTGCCAGTGCGGTAGCTATTGCGGTGTTTCTGATTGCACAGATTCTGGTGGAGCATGTGTTTAATTATAAAACGACAGTCAGTATCTTAATTAATCTGATTTGCGGGGTGTATTTTCTGCTGCTTATTGTCCGTCATCGAGGAATGGCATGA
- a CDS encoding iron ABC transporter ATP-binding protein, with translation MISIQNISKVYGHRPVLNNINLELPMQQVIALIGPNGAGKSTLLMILARLLSPTKGNILFDKQDIAGIRIADYARLVATLRQSPYFGLRLTVKELVSFGRFPYGHGVLSARDHQVMDEAIDFLGLSALRDVYIDELSGGLRQMAFLAMTIAQETKILLLDEPLNNLDMNHAVQIMAAIRRLSEEQRKTVIMVVHDINFTANYSDYIVALKQGQLSFSGPAQEVITEERLSELYELDFEISHNKHGYVCQYFQKSKGKI, from the coding sequence ATGATTTCTATTCAGAATATTTCCAAAGTATATGGTCATCGGCCGGTGCTGAACAATATTAATCTGGAGCTGCCGATGCAGCAGGTGATTGCATTGATTGGCCCCAATGGTGCAGGGAAATCCACTCTGCTGATGATTCTGGCACGGCTGCTTTCGCCGACTAAAGGCAATATTCTGTTTGATAAGCAGGATATTGCCGGCATCCGCATTGCTGATTATGCCCGTCTGGTCGCGACACTACGGCAATCTCCTTATTTCGGTTTGCGGCTGACGGTTAAGGAGCTGGTGTCGTTCGGCCGTTTTCCCTACGGGCATGGGGTACTCTCAGCCAGAGACCATCAGGTTATGGACGAGGCAATCGATTTTCTCGGGCTCAGTGCCCTGCGTGATGTGTATATAGATGAATTAAGCGGCGGGCTGCGGCAAATGGCCTTTCTGGCGATGACTATTGCTCAGGAAACCAAAATTTTGCTGCTAGATGAACCTTTAAACAATCTGGATATGAATCATGCAGTACAAATCATGGCAGCAATCCGGCGTTTGAGTGAAGAGCAGCGGAAAACTGTCATTATGGTGGTGCATGATATTAATTTTACTGCAAATTATTCAGATTATATTGTCGCATTAAAACAGGGACAGTTAAGTTTCAGCGGTCCTGCTCAGGAAGTCATTACTGAAGAACGCCTGAGTGAACTGTATGAGCTGGATTTTGAAATTAGTCACAATAAACATGGTTATGTCTGTCAGTATTTTCAAAAGTCGAAAGGTAAAATATGA